The nucleotide window ATTTATAAAAGCCACAACTGCAATTGGGAAAATTGACTTGTTACAGTTTGCGGGTTagagttgtttaaaaaaaaaaatgctacaaaatatccattgttgttttgctccGACTGAATGTCAACATTGTTGCGTTTTGCAGCCCAGAGTTTAGCATGCAGCCTCTGTTATGGTTTTTGAAGTGGCTGATTCTTGGTGTTGTCTTCTTCATGCAGTGATTATCTTTGTGCTGAGTGATTTTCTTTAGCTGCTACTGATGTGTCGCTTTTACCGCAGGATGTGACATGCATAACTGCAGTTGTTTACAAATACGACGTTTGCCTACCTTGCAGGACAAAGAGAGGGACGTTTTCGCTGTTTTTTAGATTGCATTTCTGCAGAGAAAgttgaggggagggggggcataTTGATTATTTCCTACAGGGAGCCGTTTACACGATGGAATCGAAAGTTTATTGCAAAGCAAATTTGATCGAAATAAAAGGGAGGACAAAGTCAGTAACAGCACATAATGGTCATCGTTTGAAGTTGGGCCACATTTCGGCATACGATTGCTTTAAtgctttttatatttacatatatataatgGCTGCAAAGTCTTGTTTGTCGCTTTCTTTTTGAATAAGTCACTCTTTAAAAATGGCCTTATCGTAACCACCGTCTCTCGCAGCCATAATCTAcacgttttgttttgtgctgcacGCTTGAGATCCCTCGCATCGGGTGCAAATGTGTTTGTTGAGAGGCGTTCGTTTTGTTTACTGGGTGTCCGCTCTCTATTTATTGTCGGCTCCGGCCGGTTGTAGGTTATGCAATGGCGAGCCTCCGTCAGCACAGCGCTGCTCTTGTTGCTGGGGGTTCTAGTAGATTCTGCAACCGAGACCGAGAGTCGCTGAGCATCTCGGAGTTACTATTTCAAATGGATGGCGGGAACACTCACCACACTGGTCGGCATAGGGGAGGACACTTTTTCCCGTTGTCTGGCAATCCCATTTATTACCAGTGAATGAATGTGTCGTGAGGAGGCGGAGTTCACCCCCTCCTTCCAGAGAGCCCCGAGAGTTTGTAGTAGGCAATCACTGGCAAGACCTCGGATTGCATGACTTCAGCGAGTTGAACAACACGCCGCTGTTCTCCAGGTTATTACGCGCTCACACTATATGGTTTGGGGAAATAAACATGCAAAGTGTGATCTTATAGATTGAGCGTGTTTTAGAGTCGCGCCGATAAATGTCGCTCCTCCGTAAGCGGCTCGAGTCGTTGCCAGGCAACACGTTTTTGATGCGTGTCTAATTGATAAGGACCCCATGAATGTAAACATTGTGGTTAGTGTGTCATTGTGGAGAGGTTTGAGACCCTCTGGCCAGTCAAATGCTCGATTGGAGCTAAGTATGGTGATGAACTACATATGCAACTATAGTATCCTCGATGGTAACGCCCTCTTTTGAGTTACATAACGCTAAGTAATACTTAAAgcccccccatacacacacacacacacacacacacacacacacacacacacacacacacactaggctTTGAAGCAAATTAATCTATCTGACACacctttctttttatttctcacaGGATGCTGCTGCCCAAGATGAGGTAAGGAATAAAAAATGTAGCATAATTTTGTCTAGATGGGCAGTGCTGTATTTACCTTAAATCATTTATTAGACAATTACCATGAATTCCCACCAGGGGtcagtaatacattttttctaaTCTGTTCAATTTCTTTTCAGCCAAGGAGATCGTTGAGGTTGAAAGAAGTCAGTACAGTAAGTATTGACTACACTTAACAGACTGTGTGCTTTGTATTCATTGTATTCTGACAACAAcccaaaaatgtgattttttttttccctccctccccaacTCAGAGACCTGCAGCTGCAAAGATAGAGGCCAAGCCCAAGCCAAAGGTTGGAAGCTTTGATTACATTTAATAATGCCATTGAAGTCAGAGCATGAAGTGCCGTAGCTTAGCTGGTAATCACGAGTAATCAGCCTGGTTCATGTTTTTGATTGCAGAAGGGACCTGCTAAGCCTAAGAAAGCTAAAGTGGTGGAGAACGCCAAGCCcgaggagaaagaggcagaggctCCTGCTGAGAATGGTGAAGCCAAAGCTGAGGAAGAAGTAAGGGTCATGTGTGCTTGTGGATTTCAGTAACATGTCTTGTGAATACTGCATCACAAAAACGGGCAAAGTAATGATTCTCTACTAGAAGCTGCAGCTCTGACTTTCTGACCTCTGCTTGCAGGCACCTGCTACAGAAGCAGCCGAAGAGAAAGATGAGGCAGCAGAATAACATCTCTCAAACCACATCTTCTGTCAGTGCTCCCTGTACCTCTTTTTCTTGTACAATTCAGGGGAATATTTTTATCAACTATTTTCTAAATACAGGTTTTTTAGTAGTTTGATTGTagagaacacattttttttatgaaagaaaaaagtacaTTTGGAGACGAGGAATTCACCACATCCCACAGTTTTGCATTGCCAGAACAATTGCGGTCATTGTTAATGTCAGTGGTCTCATTTTGAGTGTAAGGGACGGGGAGGGTTGTGGGGCAGGTTACTGTGTGAACATGCGAGGAGTCGGGACTACAGCTGAGAGAGCAGCCTGGGACGATAACATTCCATATGCTTTATGAAGGACAAATTGGGAGGATTTGTGTAATCTGTTGGGGTGGGGATGGACAAACTCACAGGGcaacatgttgttttattgtttataaaTGCAGAAGAACAGTGTTTTAGAATATTTGTAAGCTTTGTTCCTATATGTTAACTCTTGTACTCATGCAGTTTTCTTAACCAACCGGATCAATAAACCCTAAAAATTCCTAGTTCTGGAGCTCTCCCTATCAGGCCTGTGCATCACGTGTGTTGGTTGTGTCTCTGTTCTGTGATAGCATTGCAATAAATTTGtatagctgctgtgaaaagggtttTCAATCTTTCTATATGCAGTGTGTTAATGGTACATTGTAAGGATGGTAAAAATGgaatatgttttctttcttaGCCAAGCtaatgagtttaaaaaaaaacaaaaaaaaaaaaacatttaaaacaaactgtTGATAATGGCTTCTTTAATGCCAAGAGACAAACTGTACATTCACTTGAGATGTCAAATGTATACCAGCAGCAATATTCATGTGGGTTTTAGGTATCTGTATCAAGTACAAGTgtactgtttcttttattttattttatttttttgtttatagaTGTACCGCTGTGTAATGATTgttataaacaaataaaaattggTTGGTAGTTATGTTCTTTCATTTTGTGAGAACAATTGTGGGTTTATTTAAGATGATTCAAGAGCGATGTTTAGAAAGGAGTCTCCTTACatgaaaaatattgattttgtaCTTTGGGAATGAGTCTAACATCAAAGAGTTAATTTAAATCctgaatttgaaaatgttagGGTTTAACAAGACCTGGCAGatcaaacacaacatttaaagtCACAGAGAAACATGAGGATTGGGGACTGATGTGGAATTAATGATGAAAACATTTGGAGAAAATCTGAAGTTTAGCTCCATAAATATCAGCATCCCTCACTGTACACTGTAAAGAGTTTGAGATGACCAGCATCTCAAACCAAGAGTGTGTGGCTTTTTAATCAAACAGGCCAGTAGTAATTTtatggaaatatattttatacataaaGCACATTGCTGGAAGCATGATGAAACCTGGACTTTAGTAAggaaagtgtattttttttccccattgagGCTTGGAagggttattttttttagtagcATCTCAAGAAAAACAGACGACAGTGtgatttcagcaccacggacagctccTCCATACATCTCTTGTTTTACTGGTTTACGTTTGTCTGCATGGCTTTCATATTTTATCATGCGGTTTTGTTCTCCAAGTTGACACCGAGGAGTCGCTGAAAATGTGTTCCTCCGTTTTTTACCTTCATTACAAACAAAGTGGCTGATTATTTGCGCCATTGTTCAGGTTCTCATCAGGGCTTAGTTTTCTGGGAACTTCCTTTTCCGCTTTGAACTTGACCTACATCAGTCGCGACACTGTATACATTATTATAGTATGGTCTAGTCTATTAGTATTGCTTGACGCTTAACTATAAATATCGATTCAAACAGCATCTTTAAAACAATTAATTTAGTTATATGAAGAGAAACTGTTCCGtttctattttaaatattttaaaaaatcaatgaataaataaattgcacCGTCAGTTCTAGCCTACTGTTTCGCAGGTCGCGAGCCCGCAGCTGGATGGTACTGATCGTGATTGGTCACAAACGGACGGGAAGCGCACGAGACCGGAAATGAGATGACAAAATAAGGAAGGTCCCTTTCTTTTAGGTCCTACTGAAGCGGTCAAATGTTTTCCGGTATTCCCACCtacacctttttttgtttcctttgagAAACACATGCACTACCATTACAAGTGTTCAGTGTCTCCCCCAGAGTGTCATAGTGGGCACGGTGGACATTTAAAAGCCTCAGGAACAGCTTTTTGACCACATAGGACACTAAAATCTAAATGAATATATCCATTCCATAGAAACAGAATGGGCTATTCCATATACAGGTTGTCCCATTCAATTTTTATGATCCATACATACTTTTGTAGAATGCAATCAAAATATACAGTatcacaaatataaatataaatgacagAATATTAAATATCTCAATAAATATGTACTTGTGTGCATTACATGTAATAGTTGACATAAATGGTCTGagtaaggtgttgggccaccagAACATCTTCAGAACACCTTGGCACAgattgtttctgtctgtgggaCTTTTCTGGAGGAGAGAGCACCACACCTCCAAAAATTATCTCCACATTTCATCTtctgatgatggtggtggagagagGTCTAACAGGTCACTCCAAAATCTCCCATAGGTGTTTAACTGGGCTGATATCTGGTGACTGCAATGGCCATAGTGTATGATTTATGCCATTTTCTTCCTCATTAGTGAGCCCTCGTACACTGTTGGCAGAGTAGAATCATCAGGATAAAGGTGATCAATCAGAATAACTTATTTACTGATCTGCAGTGAGTCTGAGTTTGAGGTGACAAACGGACCCAAAGCATGTTGATTGGTTTTAGCACCAATcaactctcaaatgtgcataAGTCTTTGTAATGAGGACTTTATGTACTGCAACCCTATTGTAATGTCTCTCTATATCAATATgtatctctgtatctctgtttcAGTCCCTCCCCTTGAGTCCCAGAGACTTGGTGAATCCATGGCAATGTGGCTTTAGTGTTGCCAATGTGCGGTACAAAAAAGGT belongs to Myripristis murdjan chromosome 14, fMyrMur1.1, whole genome shotgun sequence and includes:
- the hmgn1b gene encoding non-histone chromosomal protein HMG-like isoform X1, coding for MPKRSKDAAAQDEPRRSLRLKEVSTRPAAAKIEAKPKPKKGPAKPKKAKVVENAKPEEKEAEAPAENGEAKAEEEAPATEAAEEKDEAAE
- the hmgn1b gene encoding non-histone chromosomal protein HMG-like isoform X2 — its product is MPKRSKDAAAQDEPRRSLRLKERPAAAKIEAKPKPKKGPAKPKKAKVVENAKPEEKEAEAPAENGEAKAEEEAPATEAAEEKDEAAE